In Mycobacterium sp. JS623, one genomic interval encodes:
- a CDS encoding thiol-disulfide oxidoreductase DCC family protein, with translation MNGVLYFDGACGMCTRSVYFLVKHDRTGNLRTEPFQAPGAAERLGVDPSHLYDMSWWLDESGAVYGGAEAINAALSVALGTRLPLRIYRIPGIRFIQNAAYRWIADHRYRFRGTTPYCESHPVAC, from the coding sequence GTGAACGGCGTTCTGTACTTCGACGGGGCCTGCGGGATGTGTACGCGATCGGTCTATTTCCTGGTCAAGCATGACCGCACGGGGAATCTGCGGACTGAGCCGTTCCAGGCGCCCGGCGCCGCCGAGCGTCTCGGTGTCGACCCATCCCACCTTTACGACATGTCGTGGTGGCTGGATGAGTCCGGTGCGGTGTACGGCGGTGCGGAGGCGATAAACGCGGCCCTCTCAGTCGCCCTCGGCACCCGGCTGCCTTTGCGGATCTATCGTATTCCCGGTATCCGGTTCATTCAGAACGCCGCGTACCGCTGGATCGCCGACCACCGCTACCGCTTCCGCGGTACCACTCCGTATTGCGAGTCGCATCCGGTTGCCTGCTGA
- a CDS encoding DUF3303 domain-containing protein: MKYLVQWTLEPEGTRAAAKRFLQTGGKPPDGVTQLGRWFGLNGSGCSVVEAADPKGVFSLVSEWQEFMQISATPVLEDDEAGEILAKLYG, encoded by the coding sequence ATGAAATATCTCGTTCAGTGGACGTTGGAGCCAGAAGGGACGCGAGCCGCAGCCAAACGCTTCCTGCAGACCGGCGGCAAGCCGCCGGACGGTGTGACGCAACTCGGTCGGTGGTTCGGCCTGAACGGCTCGGGCTGTTCGGTGGTCGAGGCGGCCGACCCGAAGGGCGTCTTCTCGCTGGTTTCGGAGTGGCAGGAGTTCATGCAGATCTCAGCGACACCGGTACTCGAAGACGATGAGGCCGGCGAGATTCTCGCCAAGCTTTACGGGTAG